The following are encoded in a window of bacterium genomic DNA:
- a CDS encoding DUF4388 domain-containing protein: MAVADLNRKTILQGDIAQSGMTSILSLIKLSQKSGTLRLRDGEKNASIRIEKNYFIEASAPEEILLGEFLVREGYLTEQDLAKTLPLQKRMHIPLGQLLQGMGYFGLDANALTRILNRYLREVIFRIMKWNRGTFTVEETVKKDFPVREEIPVRLNMDFVLLDTTQRLDEWKRLASGVTSLQSALKINRRAIPENASLTLNADQLTVLSYVNGRRTLVRILEKIGHNEMFYLSVIDDLLKRRILIERQAEAMRVIIPGRIKADAVNRNRQFPGKFAANLLYKEIDGKKNLLELADSLHFELPDLWENISLLLKNEAVEIIEGRREFHNLSEEM, encoded by the coding sequence ATGGCTGTTGCCGACTTAAACAGGAAAACTATACTCCAAGGCGATATCGCACAATCCGGCATGACGAGCATACTTTCGCTCATCAAGTTATCGCAAAAATCCGGCACGCTACGTCTCAGGGACGGCGAAAAAAACGCCTCGATCCGGATCGAAAAAAACTATTTCATCGAAGCCTCCGCACCGGAAGAAATCCTGCTAGGGGAATTTCTTGTGCGCGAAGGTTATCTGACCGAACAAGATTTAGCTAAAACCCTGCCGTTACAAAAGCGCATGCACATCCCGTTGGGCCAATTGCTCCAAGGTATGGGATATTTTGGATTGGACGCAAATGCGTTGACCCGGATACTCAATCGGTATTTACGAGAAGTGATTTTTAGAATTATGAAATGGAATAGAGGCACATTCACTGTGGAAGAAACCGTAAAAAAAGATTTCCCTGTGCGAGAAGAAATCCCGGTGCGCCTTAACATGGATTTTGTTTTATTGGATACCACCCAACGGCTGGATGAATGGAAACGACTTGCCAGCGGTGTTACGTCGTTGCAATCGGCACTAAAAATCAACCGCCGGGCCATCCCTGAAAATGCATCGCTTACATTAAACGCCGATCAACTCACCGTGCTATCGTATGTCAACGGGCGGCGAACGCTTGTGCGCATTCTGGAAAAAATCGGCCACAACGAAATGTTCTACCTTTCCGTAATAGACGATCTTCTCAAACGCCGCATACTGATCGAACGCCAGGCCGAAGCGATGCGCGTTATCATACCGGGACGCATCAAAGCTGATGCTGTAAATCGAAACCGCCAGTTTCCTGGCAAATTTGCGGCTAACCTTTTATATAAAGAAATCGACGGCAAAAAGAACCTTCTTGAGTTAGCCGATAGTCTTCATTTCGAACTCCCGGATCTATGGGAAAATATTTCCCTGCTGCTCAAAAACGAGGCCGTCGAAATCATCGAAGGCCGCCGAGAGTTTCACAATCTAAGCGAAGAGATGTAA
- a CDS encoding TonB-dependent receptor, with the protein MKNRLPRFPLYLAAVLFFVIPTFLQAQVVGKITGTIVDASNGDPLIGANVFVLGTKLGGITDLDGNFIIGKIPVGTYSIEISCLSYKKKTVHNLTVNDGLASTLKISLEPEALEGEEVVVEAEVLKTQESGLLLAQKKSSKVMDGVSSEQIAKTSDGNAGAALKRVTGVTIVGDKDVYVRGLGNRYSNVQLNGSVLPSTNPNQKETPLNIFSSNVIDNIIVQKTYTPDQPGEFSGGSVQIETKDFPESRTIKIGVSSMFNSNSLGNDYLNYNGGGSDFLGFDDGTRKLPTAAKQGRIGTSQGVTAIRQFQNSWSPRSSRVAPGQSYSISYGDQVAVGSRALGFIAAINYSYQNQVRNEVLRNLQQAQSLASDYDASRGMTSTLLSGMLNVSYKINPTSKVSLRNLYTNVSDNTASRVEGYYYNSGGDYRQTQLRFSQRSIFASNLQYDTYIKEWMDSKILIEATMAAANAYEPDTRNTHYAYNSTLNQYEIVLDQRTNTHFFSDQKDRDYNVKLNWDLKLLPTLRLKTGGLFYDKQRDFEARRFAIAGDPQSVYPAELKTTNPEEALNPDLFSNGGLIFFETTRNTDSYKGDQNIFAGYLSADLTLGNRWNLIAGARAEHSIQRIDKNEVLNTADILPAINLTFKVSDRANLRAAFSTTLARPEFRELSNFFYSDFVGARTVYGNPDLKRTKIQNYDLRWETYPGIGEYFAVSGFYKHFTNPIEIFHRLSTNPEVYYGNIAEADLWGIELEARKALTEALRVTANLALMTSSVNYGKAVFSQANRNRPMYGQSPYTINLNGFYVLRSATEFSLAYNRFGKRLSSVGNVSQGEDEYEMPFDKLDFTATQKFGKWTYKLSMQNLLNDRVINRQGDTITRKYAPGITYSVGASYDF; encoded by the coding sequence ATGAAAAACCGTTTACCGCGTTTTCCTCTTTATCTTGCCGCTGTTTTATTTTTTGTCATTCCGACATTTTTGCAGGCGCAAGTGGTCGGCAAAATCACCGGAACTATCGTTGACGCATCCAATGGTGATCCGCTGATTGGCGCAAACGTATTTGTGCTTGGCACAAAACTGGGCGGCATCACCGATCTCGACGGTAATTTTATCATCGGTAAAATTCCCGTCGGTACATACAGTATTGAAATTTCATGCCTCTCCTACAAAAAGAAAACTGTCCATAATCTTACCGTCAATGACGGCCTTGCTTCTACGCTCAAAATTTCGCTGGAACCGGAGGCATTGGAAGGAGAAGAAGTTGTCGTCGAAGCCGAAGTGCTCAAAACTCAGGAATCGGGTCTTTTGCTGGCACAGAAAAAATCTTCCAAAGTGATGGACGGCGTCAGTTCCGAACAAATCGCCAAAACGTCGGACGGCAATGCCGGTGCGGCGCTCAAACGTGTTACCGGCGTGACGATCGTCGGCGATAAAGACGTCTATGTTCGCGGCCTCGGAAACCGCTATAGCAATGTCCAGCTCAATGGCTCCGTACTGCCGTCCACCAATCCCAATCAGAAAGAAACACCCCTTAATATTTTTTCATCCAACGTGATAGACAATATCATCGTTCAAAAAACCTACACGCCGGATCAACCGGGCGAATTTTCCGGCGGTTCGGTGCAAATCGAAACCAAAGACTTTCCGGAATCCCGTACGATCAAAATCGGCGTATCCAGCATGTTCAACAGCAATAGCCTCGGCAATGACTATCTGAACTACAACGGCGGTGGATCGGATTTTCTGGGATTTGATGACGGCACGCGAAAACTCCCTACGGCCGCAAAACAAGGTCGTATCGGTACATCCCAAGGTGTTACGGCCATCCGCCAGTTTCAAAATTCCTGGTCACCGCGTTCTTCACGTGTCGCGCCGGGTCAAAGCTACAGTATATCGTATGGCGATCAAGTGGCCGTCGGATCGCGCGCACTCGGATTTATCGCCGCGATCAACTACAGCTATCAAAATCAGGTGCGCAACGAAGTACTGCGCAATCTTCAGCAAGCGCAATCCCTCGCTTCCGACTATGATGCCTCCCGAGGCATGACCAGCACTCTGCTCAGCGGTATGCTCAATGTATCCTACAAAATAAATCCGACATCCAAAGTCAGCCTGCGCAATCTGTACACCAACGTGTCCGATAATACAGCAAGCCGTGTCGAAGGATATTACTACAATTCAGGCGGTGATTACCGGCAAACCCAATTACGCTTTTCACAACGATCCATCTTCGCTTCCAATCTCCAATACGATACCTACATCAAAGAATGGATGGATTCCAAAATCCTGATCGAAGCGACCATGGCCGCCGCCAATGCTTACGAACCCGATACGCGCAATACGCACTACGCATATAATAGCACACTCAATCAATACGAGATCGTATTGGATCAACGCACCAATACCCACTTCTTCTCCGACCAAAAAGACCGCGACTATAATGTCAAACTCAATTGGGATTTGAAACTTCTGCCGACATTACGACTAAAAACCGGCGGTTTGTTCTACGATAAGCAGCGTGATTTCGAAGCCCGCCGATTTGCTATAGCCGGCGATCCGCAGTCCGTATATCCCGCTGAACTCAAAACGACCAACCCGGAAGAAGCATTGAATCCGGATTTGTTTTCCAACGGCGGGTTAATTTTCTTTGAAACAACGCGTAACACGGACTCTTATAAAGGCGATCAAAATATCTTTGCCGGTTATCTCTCGGCAGACCTCACGCTCGGAAACCGTTGGAATCTTATCGCCGGTGCCCGTGCCGAACATTCCATTCAGCGCATTGATAAAAACGAAGTGCTCAACACGGCGGACATTCTTCCCGCGATAAACTTGACTTTCAAAGTAAGTGATCGTGCCAACCTCCGCGCCGCTTTCTCGACTACGCTCGCCCGTCCGGAGTTTCGCGAACTATCCAACTTCTTCTATTCGGACTTTGTCGGAGCGCGTACCGTGTACGGTAATCCCGATTTGAAACGAACCAAAATCCAGAACTACGATCTGCGGTGGGAAACGTATCCTGGAATCGGCGAATATTTTGCAGTGAGCGGTTTTTATAAACACTTTACGAATCCGATCGAAATTTTTCACCGCCTCAGCACCAATCCGGAAGTGTATTACGGTAATATCGCTGAAGCCGATCTGTGGGGCATAGAGCTCGAAGCACGTAAAGCACTGACCGAAGCGTTACGCGTAACCGCCAACCTCGCTCTAATGACGTCTTCTGTCAATTACGGGAAAGCTGTTTTTTCGCAAGCCAACCGCAACCGCCCTATGTATGGCCAGTCCCCGTATACGATAAACCTCAATGGTTTTTATGTACTCCGTTCAGCGACAGAGTTCAGCCTGGCCTATAACCGGTTCGGCAAACGCCTGAGTTCCGTAGGCAATGTTAGTCAGGGCGAAGATGAATACGAAATGCCGTTTGATAAATTGGATTTCACGGCCACCCAAAAATTTGGAAAATGGACTTATAAACTGTCTATGCAAAACTTACTCAACGACCGTGTCATCAATCGTCAGGGCGATACCATTACACGCAAGTACGCACCCGGCATCACCTATAGCGTAGGCGCATCTTACGACTTTTGA
- a CDS encoding leucine-rich repeat domain-containing protein translates to MKCLCLLFCLFCKLSIAQITVNDPQFRSVLQNKYEVNFDVNNLIINPEAVLLIKHLDVSGQGIFDLSGIEAFTSLDSINCSSNYLTNLDLSSNTSLEYVHCGYNGITSINLTGLTKLKYLWCNSNQISSLDLSDKPLLEELFCFSNGLQNLYVKQNSALRYLYISETPISEIDISSNLMLTHLNCADTPISRLSISNNRSLNTVKCYRTRIDTLVINSNPLLEFLFCSQGQLKSLTLDSALNLRYIECDDNQLSDLDLSQCPNLETININRNQIGLLDLSNNPAVIEARCYGNPLPLIITANLNAAFSIGDGTQVAIKVTDFSNNELPSYKTGAIVLDSIGVSIVVTENKSTKSAFTFKVDSFPNIVGSLPPGTINLISSKYWSVINSDFNGQYNMLFDLSGLPGIESFNGLRVIMRENSQSPWKDVLSNDGVLITYLWTPYIMVSGLKNFGEFAIVNFDITPPSAPVELTASAGDSKVLLSWKTNLENDVLKYRIYTGNGFTSPVQIDSVQQSSFYTITKTIYNLVPGRNYRFYVTSVDSANNASYFSTSVESLPFDSTPPLPPSDLKATSGDGFILLKWNVSREGDFKKYRIYSSTLENLFGQIDSSISSTDTVRNYTKLSKGTQYTFNVSAVDTFGNQSAFSNEATAAFYAIAAKATIVVYQNPVLTKHFDIAVIAESKLAINPIVRMWLTGQNDTSSIVSTPVNNSQNIFRGSGKFSEPGQVNFFVKTLTPSGGDTAQVVTYGVTLVKKGEFKTIKSLNSKSNLIIKTPFFDDNYFLSQNYQKNGEEVVYEYGPTEFKFQKPSEIEILLEPEQLSEKTKLAIFQETPGGWVQIPSQLSKSNDALIANISKLGKFKVGYKENLGSEVPSTFFLRQNYPNPFNPSTFIAYDVPSKSFISIKIYNILGQEITTLVSKIHEPGKYTVSWNGQNALGKFMASGIYIYKLESEGFIQAKKMMYIK, encoded by the coding sequence ATGAAATGTTTATGTTTGTTGTTTTGTCTTTTCTGCAAACTTTCTATCGCTCAGATAACTGTTAATGATCCTCAATTTAGGTCTGTTCTTCAAAACAAATACGAAGTTAACTTTGATGTTAATAATTTGATTATAAACCCTGAAGCAGTCTTATTGATTAAACATTTAGATGTATCGGGACAAGGTATTTTTGATCTAAGCGGAATTGAGGCTTTTACGTCGTTAGATAGTATTAATTGTAGTTCGAATTATCTCACAAACTTAGATTTATCTTCAAACACTTCTTTAGAATATGTGCATTGTGGTTACAATGGAATCACTTCAATTAATTTAACGGGTTTAACAAAACTAAAATATTTGTGGTGTAACAGCAACCAAATATCAAGTCTTGATCTTTCGGATAAACCCCTTTTGGAAGAGCTTTTTTGTTTTAGTAATGGGCTACAAAATTTGTATGTAAAACAAAATAGCGCTTTACGGTATCTTTATATTTCTGAAACCCCTATTTCTGAAATTGACATATCTTCAAATTTGATGTTGACTCACTTGAATTGTGCTGATACTCCTATTTCGAGACTTTCAATATCAAACAACAGAAGTTTAAACACTGTAAAATGTTATAGGACTCGAATTGATACACTTGTAATTAATTCAAATCCATTATTAGAGTTTTTGTTTTGTTCACAAGGTCAATTGAAGTCGTTGACTTTAGACTCTGCATTAAATCTTCGATACATTGAATGCGATGACAATCAACTTTCAGATTTGGATTTATCGCAATGCCCTAATCTAGAAACAATAAATATAAATCGTAACCAAATAGGCTTATTAGACTTATCAAACAATCCTGCTGTAATTGAAGCTAGATGCTATGGAAACCCGTTGCCATTAATAATAACAGCTAACCTGAATGCGGCTTTTTCTATTGGTGATGGAACGCAAGTAGCAATCAAAGTAACCGATTTTTCGAATAACGAATTACCTTCATACAAAACTGGTGCAATAGTTCTAGATTCAATCGGTGTCTCTATCGTTGTTACGGAAAACAAAAGTACAAAATCAGCTTTTACGTTTAAAGTAGATTCGTTTCCAAATATAGTTGGTTCACTTCCTCCCGGAACAATTAATTTGATAAGTTCAAAATACTGGAGTGTTATCAATTCGGACTTTAATGGTCAATATAACATGCTTTTCGACTTAAGCGGTTTACCGGGTATAGAAAGCTTTAATGGGTTGCGTGTAATTATGCGTGAAAACTCACAAAGTCCTTGGAAAGATGTTTTATCGAATGATGGAGTGTTAATAACATATTTGTGGACTCCTTATATTATGGTTAGTGGACTTAAAAATTTTGGAGAATTCGCGATAGTGAATTTCGATATTACGCCTCCGTCTGCTCCTGTTGAACTGACGGCTAGTGCTGGAGATTCAAAGGTGCTGCTTTCATGGAAAACGAACTTAGAAAACGATGTGCTAAAGTATCGAATCTATACAGGCAACGGATTTACATCGCCTGTTCAAATTGACAGCGTTCAGCAAAGCTCTTTTTATACTATTACCAAAACAATTTATAATTTAGTGCCGGGCAGAAATTATCGATTTTATGTTACTTCTGTGGATTCTGCAAACAATGCTAGCTATTTTTCTACTAGCGTCGAGTCCCTCCCGTTTGATAGCACTCCACCGCTTCCTCCTAGTGACTTAAAGGCAACTTCTGGAGATGGTTTTATTTTGCTGAAATGGAATGTAAGTAGAGAAGGAGATTTTAAAAAGTATCGGATATATAGTTCAACTTTAGAAAATCTATTTGGTCAAATTGATTCGTCAATATCAAGTACGGATACTGTCAGAAACTACACTAAATTATCAAAGGGAACTCAATACACGTTTAATGTGAGTGCAGTAGATACATTCGGAAATCAAAGTGCTTTTTCAAATGAAGCAACAGCTGCGTTTTATGCGATCGCAGCAAAAGCAACGATTGTTGTATATCAGAATCCTGTATTAACAAAACACTTTGATATTGCAGTTATAGCAGAATCAAAATTGGCGATAAATCCTATCGTTCGGATGTGGTTGACGGGTCAAAATGATACATCATCCATTGTTTCTACTCCAGTAAATAACTCACAAAATATATTTAGAGGTTCTGGAAAATTTAGTGAGCCTGGGCAGGTGAATTTTTTTGTGAAAACCCTTACTCCGTCAGGAGGTGATACAGCTCAGGTTGTAACTTATGGGGTCACCTTAGTTAAGAAAGGAGAATTTAAAACTATTAAATCATTGAACAGTAAATCAAATCTTATAATCAAAACGCCGTTTTTCGATGACAATTACTTTTTGTCGCAGAACTATCAGAAAAATGGAGAAGAAGTAGTATATGAGTATGGGCCCACAGAATTCAAGTTTCAAAAGCCATCAGAAATAGAAATTTTACTAGAACCCGAACAACTATCAGAAAAAACAAAATTGGCTATTTTTCAAGAAACCCCTGGTGGTTGGGTACAGATTCCCAGTCAATTAAGCAAGTCAAACGATGCTTTGATAGCAAATATTTCAAAACTAGGTAAGTTTAAGGTGGGGTATAAAGAAAATCTTGGTTCAGAAGTACCATCGACTTTTTTTTTGAGACAAAATTACCCCAACCCCTTTAATCCTTCGACATTTATCGCTTATGATGTACCAAGCAAAAGTTTCATATCAATAAAGATATATAATATTTTAGGTCAAGAAATAACCACGCTTGTGTCGAAGATACATGAGCCTGGTAAATATACTGTTTCATGGAATGGTCAGAACGCGTTAGGAAAATTCATGGCATCTGGAATATATATATATAAACTTGAATCTGAAGGTTTCATTCAAGCGAAAAAAATGATGTATATTAAATAA
- a CDS encoding DinB family protein — protein sequence MNFSLTQSIEILERTPMILTAWLDGLSPEWTSSNEGPDTWSAYDIVGHLIHGEKTDWITRAEIILSDLPDKTFKPFDRFAQFEDSKDKTLRQLLTAFTELRAKNIKKLQSLNISEQDMNRTGLHPAFGTVTLVQLLSTWAVHDLDHISQIARVLAKRYKDDTGPWVAYLKILRQ from the coding sequence ATGAATTTTTCTCTGACTCAATCCATCGAAATCCTCGAACGTACCCCGATGATTCTGACAGCGTGGCTTGACGGATTATCACCGGAATGGACTTCGTCCAATGAGGGCCCCGATACATGGTCAGCTTACGACATCGTCGGGCACCTGATTCACGGAGAAAAAACCGACTGGATCACACGTGCAGAAATCATTTTATCCGATTTACCTGATAAAACATTCAAACCATTTGACCGTTTTGCACAATTTGAAGACAGCAAAGATAAAACCCTTCGGCAACTGTTAACCGCATTCACCGAGCTGCGCGCGAAAAATATTAAAAAACTCCAATCGCTGAATATTTCAGAACAAGATATGAACCGCACCGGTCTTCATCCCGCGTTTGGCACGGTCACCTTGGTGCAGCTCCTTTCGACGTGGGCGGTGCACGATCTCGATCACATCAGTCAGATCGCGCGCGTTTTGGCCAAGCGCTACAAAGACGATACCGGGCCGTGGGTTGCCTATCTCAAAATCTTGCGGCAATAA